tggaatattctaccttagctatatgcttctgattaaggtctatatttattaatggcgtcataccattcactgtacggaactgtatgtactgtgtcttatcaaaattcagtgagagtccgtttacaaggaaccacttagtaattttctgaaagacagtattgacaatttcatcagttaattcttgtttgtcaggtgtgattactatacttgtatcatcagcaaagagaactaactttgcctcttcatgaatatagaatggcaagtcattaatatataataagaacaacaaaggacccaagactgacccttgtggaaccccattcttgatagttccccagtttgaggaatgtgctgatctttgcatgttacgagaactacttatttcaactttctgcactcttccagttaggtacgaattaaaccatttgtgcactgtcccactcatgccacaatacttgagcttgtctagcagaatttcatgatttacacaatcaaaagcctttgagagatcacaaaaaatcccaatgggtggtgttcggttattcagatcattcaaaattttactggtgaaagcatatatggcattttctgttgaaaaacctttctgaaaaccaaactgacattttgttagtacttcatttttacagatatgtgaagctactcttgaatacattactttctcaaaaattttggataacgctgttagaagggagattggacagtaattgttgacatcagatctatccccctttttatgcaaaggtataacaatagcatatttcagtctatcagggaaaatgccctgttccagagagctattacacaggtggctgagaatcttacttatctgttgagaacaagcttttagtattttgctggaaatgccatcaattccatgtgagtttttgcttttaagcaagtttattattttcctaatttcaaagggagaagtgggtgagatttcaattgtatcaaattgcataggtatggcctcttccattaacagcctagcatcttctaatgaacacctggatcctactatatccacaacatttagaaaatgattattaaaaatattttcaacttctgactttttgttcgtaaagttttcattcaatttgatggtaatactgtcttcctctgctcttggttgacctgtttctcttttaataatattccaaattgttttaattttattatcagagttgctgatttcagacatgatacacatactcctggattttttaataacttttcttaatataacacagtagtttttataatttttgatagtttctgggtcactactctttcttgctgtcagatacatttcccttttgcggttacaagatatttttatacccttagtaagccatggtttcttacaaggtttcttacgagtatatttaactattttcttggggaagcagttttcaaatgcatttacaaaaatgtcatgaaataaattatattttaaattggcatcaggttcacggtacacctcatcccagtctaactgctgtaggctttccctgaaatttgcaattgttaaatcgttgactgaacgtaccactttggaggactgtttagtattgctgaatggagctatgtcatatattgtaactagctgtgcaccatgatcagaaagaccattctcaacaggctgagcatttatctggttaaacttatcttggtctataaagaagttatctatcagtgagctgctatcctttaccacccgagtaggaaaatcaataacgggtgtcaaattgaaagaaccgagtaatacttcaaggtcatttttcctattaccctctttcagagaatctacattgaagtccccacaaataataatttgcttccccctgtctgacagatagcacaacaaggagtccaaatttttcagaaatagatgaaaatttcctgatggggacctatatacagttacaattataaatgtgcctttatttaatttaagctcacaggcacatgcttctatatgtttctctacacaaaacttttttgtttctatactttttgcacaattataacttttgacatatatggcaactcctcctttctccatattttctctcattacatgtgcagagagcttatatccacttacatttaccttatccatatcagtaacaatgtgatgctcagacaggcatagtatatctatttcattctcagcttctaaatcttctaaacaaaccagaagctcatctactttattctttaaactcccaatattttgatgaaatatacttacattatttttaattatacctttatgagaacctttccttattctaacatttgcagtactctcctgtctgagtttctcattgtgcttaggcctagttcctataccagtggtcacacggtgttcagagaggcagattatgtcaactgggttgggtgactttaattcatcaatgcaattacctaggactgagctacaacttggtggaaataaaatttctggtgattggtgaaaatttataattgatagctgtgattggtgatccaatgtgctagaattgtgctgtttaatttctttcctaaactgaagatttgtttcaatcctgacctctcgtagaacttgacatctttctgtcttacctatcctaatcTGCAAATTGTGATGGAAAATAATACACAAAGAATATTGGGCTGTCTGACAACAGTAAACATTCATATACCTTCAAGTAAGACATCTTTTTGCAGTGCAGAGGATTTCCATCCACTTCTTATTACCCTTATATATTTCATCCATACAGTGATGAGGGAAGATCACTTCACACTGATGACAAATAAGTGACTACTCCAATaagtttcattattcatgtttgttGTAACCATTAAAGATGTGTGCTAAAGGggcagggggagaggagagggttgTAGCCATAACATGCTCAGCACATAAAACCTCAAATCTCAAGTGCCGTGATACAAAGGATAGTTTAAATACAGTgtcagtgtattttctttctttcattatcatAATGTAGTAAGTCGTTGTTccccagtaattttttttttttttttttttatttatttaaatgtcaagttccataggaccaaattgaggagcaaatctccaaggtcatggaatgtgtcagtacatgaacttacaacataaaaagtaataacagataaaaataaatgttcatgaacctgaaagaaaatcagtccataactttaagcaaacgctatcagcaatacagtgagaatcatcttaatttttcaaggcattcctcgacagaatagaaggagtgacccatgaggaaactcttcagtttcgatttgaaagcgcgtggattattgctaagattttttaattcgagtggcagcttattgaaaatggatgcagcagtatactgcacacctttttgcacaagagttaaggaagtccgatccaaatggaggtttgatttctgccgagtattaaccgagtgaaagctgctaattgttggaaataaactaatattggtaacaagaaacgacaataaggaatatacatattgagaggccaatgtcaaaatacccagactcgtgaaaagaggtcgacaagaggttcgtgaactcacaccacttattgcccgaaccccccgtttctgagccaaaaatatccttctagaatgggaagagttaccccaaaacataacaccatatgacataagtgaatgaaaataagcaaagtagactaatttacgtgttgaaatatcactcactttcgataccgttcgaatagtgaaaatggcagtattaagtctttgaacaagatcctgaacgtgggctttccacaacagcttactatctatctgaacacctaggaatttgaactgttcagtttcactaatcatatgcccgttctgtgagattaaaacgtcaggttttgttgaattgcccCTGCACTCTTTCAAGATATTCAGTTGTCCATAGTAATTATTGCCAACCTAGCGAAGTATTAGTGGTTAGTGTACTGGATTCACATCTGGGAGGACACTGTTCAAATCCCTGTCCTGCCATCCAGCTTTAGGTTTGACATGATttacctaaattgctccaggcaaatgctgggatgattgctTTGAGGaggacacagctgatttccttcctcaatTTGTAATCATAGCTTGTGTTCCCTTCTTTCCTTGTACTTCTACCACTGATCAACAACTAATCCTATAGAGTAGATGGCATTTTATCCATACACAGTCACTCAAATGTCCGTATTACATTTCATTGCTTTCAGAGGCTCAACATGATAGTCATCACTACTAACTCTTATTCTTCCTTGTGTACGTATTTTGCAGTGTTCATTATTGAAGATTCATCttgtctttcctttcttttttcccaGGAAACTACAAGTTGGGTAAACTTGTGATTGAAGGAAAGACTAAGAAAGTGTGGGCTCTAGAAGACTTGCCTGATCTGGTTTATGTTGAAAGTAAAGATCGAATCACAGCAGGAGATGGTGTAAAAGCTCATGACTTGGAGGGTAAAGCAGCCGTATCAAACAGAacgaactgcaaagtttttgaGCTACTCAATTCAGTTGGTAGGTGATATGATCACTTAGCTTTTGCATAGAAGTGCCAATTGTGGTGTTTTGTTGTATAAAGTTAGCATATGCTGTGTTCCATACCTTTAAGCAGTTATGTTTGTTTAAATATTGGTCCAGTACACTAAGGAAGGCTGCAAGAAAAGGTGAAGTCACCAATGGCAAAATTTAGCAGTTTGAGTGTAAAGACATAGTGAGTGTATGTCAGtaaaatttgatttaatttttacAGGGCTAAAAACTTCATTTGTGAAGCATGCAGGTGAAAAGGCATTCATTGCTAAGAAGTGTGAAATGGTGCCAATTGAATGGGTAACGCGAAGATTAGCAACAGGTTCATTTTTGAAGAGGCATCCTGGAGTTCCTGAAGGGTATCGCTTTAACCCACCTCTGCAAGAAACCTTTTACAAGGTTAGCTGTTGCTTACTTATAAATTGATATATTGGGACAGTGTTCTAATTTCAGTTGAAAATGAGACTGAGTACTTGTAAATGATGTACACAGGAGTCTTGCAAATCTGGCCATTCCTTGCACGTATGGCTGCCAGATCACTGAGAGTGTgtcaaatttaatttaaatatataGGCACTATACATTATTAAATCTAAAGATACATTAATTttcatagaaaacatagttcttgggTGTGTACATAAAGAGTCCTGTTGATTTCTCACCACAAACGTGTCCCCAATTTTTAGTTGTTGCAATGAGGACAGGTGATGCCAGCACGCATCCACTTTACAAGCATTGCATCAGTACTccatgtatctggttgttgcataatatACTCCAGGAAGGTGCCTGCAGCTTCAGCAcaagcagtgtgagaaatcttcatgttCTCTCTTCTATTTTCTCTTCACATTTGTCATTATTTTTctgcacactttccattatttcttcttcacttttctcCATTTGGCCACTTAATAACATTTTCTTCTTCAATTTTGCCTTTTTCTCAGATGTATAGCATTGTTCAACATTGTAATTAACGTCATTATAGCACTAAATGATTCATTGTTGTACACATCATTTCTGCTTGTTGGACAAGAGGCCAGATGTGGGTGAGATAAATAAGGCGGTGGACTGCTGAATGCCGAATTAGAGTTCAGTATATCGTAAATGTTGatttatataatatatattattACTTAGAACTTCTTTCTACTGATCTGTGATTTGTCATTTTGTTTTCTGCAGGATGATGCTAATCATGATCCACAGTGGTCAGAAGAACAGATAATATCAGCAAACTTCAACTTAAATGGTGTAGTGATTGGCCAGGATGAGGTTGATATAATGCGCAAAACAACTGTTGTTGTCTTTGAAGTTCTAGAAAAAGCATGGGCTGAAAAAGATTGTGCTCTCATAGATATGAAAATAGAATTTGGAATTGATTCCTCTGGTAAGAAACAtttctcatttacataaataaaatgaagttCTGTGCCCTATACATGCAGATTTTTGTGTGATGCTGTTACAGAAACATATTACAGAATATAATGATAACATTGCATTGTGAAACTAGTTAATATTATTAGCACTTTTCAGATATAAATTAAGTATTTTAAATGTGGACCAAGAGGCAGATGTGATCAGGAATATATGGTGCACAGTGTGATATGACCATGATAAATGCAAAATGAGGCAATTATTAGTTAGGTTTCCATCTTATCCACCTGTAATTAGATATCTGGATATTTCCATGCACTAAAATAATAACAATTGACCTTGCATattgttgtaattgttttattattattattattattattattattattattatgaggagAAGTTTGTGCAGCTTTCTTTTGTTCTGTTTTGCAGGGCAGATTTTAATATCAGATGTAATTGATAGTGATTCTTGGAGACTGTGGCCCTCAGGAGACAAACGCCTGATGAAGGATAAGCAGGTGTATCGAAATCTGAGTAAGGTTACAGATGAGGATCTTGCTACAGTTAAGAGAAATTTCATCTGGGTTGCTGAGCAGTTAGAAACTATCATACCAGTTCCAAAGTGTTTGGTAAGCTAATGATAAACAGCATTTTATTGTAATATAGGCATTTTAATTGTGATCTTACATTCATTCACTAATGTCTTTTCTTACTTCCCAAAACAGGTCGTTATACTTATGGGCTCTCCAGCAGATGAAAAACATTCTTCAGTTATTGCAGACAACTTGAAAGCTATGGGTATTCCATGTGAAATGAGAGTAACATCTGCACATAAGAACACAGATGAAGCTCTTAAAATAACTGCATTTTATGAAGGTATCTTTATTGtgatgaaataatatttcataaaaaagGTTGTAGTAGTGGACAAATATATAATGTACATGTATTTCTTGACAACTGCAGGTTGTGGCCAGAAAGTAGTATTCATTGCTGTTGCTGGGCGAAGCAATGGTCTTGGACCTGTTCTTTCAGGAAACACATCTTTCCCAGTTATCAATTGCCCACCTGTGAGAGCAGATAATGTCGCACAGGACATTTGGTCTTCATTAAATATACCATCGGGTAAGTatcgaaacaaaaaaaattgtcaatTAATTTCTGTACATAAAAAAACATTACACAGGCAGATGCTATCTATTTTGCAACATTCATCTAGTAAGTCATTGATATAGGTTTTGCATAGCACAGTGCAATGTGTCACATGGTGTATTTGGTGTTTCCTCTTCAATTAGTGTGCTCAGCTTAGAAAGTTCTTGGTTTAATCTGGTATGCAATATTTTTAAGAATGTCCCAGTAAAAAGAAGTCACCGACTGAAAGATTTGGAGACTATGGTGGCAAGGCAATGTTAGCATTCTTTGAAATTAAGATATGCCTGAACATACGTTTTGCTGCTGCCAGATGGCTATCAATGTGTAGGTAACACCATCCACTTCAATGTGCAGAAAATCAAGCTCTGGAAATGTATGTAATCTTGTAGAGAAAAATCTCTTAATGTTCAGATGTCGGTGACAGAAAAGAAGGGACCTATCATTTCCTCAACACGGCACACAATATGGTAACTTTGGTACTGTGTAATTGATGCTGATTAATCTGAACATTGTTTCTTTTAGCCCAGTAACGAAATCAGCTCATTCACGTAACCACATACATGAAAATTGGTTCCATGAGACATACAAGGATTCTGAATTAAGTTTACATAATTACAGTCTTTAACTAACAATTGttcacaaatttgcagtcacgagACACAGCCATTAGGATTCAGGTCTTGCACAATCTGAAGATTGTATGGATAAAATTGAATTTGATAAGAGTATACTTTAAGCTCTTCATCTCCGGGCAGGATGTGATAGCGGTACTGAAATTCTTGTTGCGCAGCTTCCAGATTGTCACTTTGTTGATAAATTATAAGCACAGACACTGCCCGCTCTGCACTGCTCCACAGTGACTAAACATTTGTTATTGCTATACAGTTTGACACCTTTTACCCACTTCAGCCACTGCTCCAGGTCTGTTACAATCAtcctaaaatatttttctttctctgtGCCGCTCTACATGCATGGGACACTGGAAGAGGGCAGTGAAGGCAATGATGCGAAACATTGTGCTGTGGTGTTAATTGAGCAGGAACTATATCAGGAGCATTAATATACTGTGTCCATAAAAACTGAATCTAACAAGATTTTAGTCAACCACAATATTATTGGATCTGAAAGTGAGGGCACTGTGGTCACCTTATCATGAGTTTTTGAGAAGTTTCATGAGGACTCACTGAACCACTTGATAGCATCTCTGATCTGTCTTAAACAATCACAGTGTGATGTGTTTTCCTTAGTTATGACTGtaattgtttactgtaacgtcaccgcatGTTTCTAATAGCTGCTACATGAAGCAAAGTGCTGTAATATCATGGGAGGGTTATAAAACTGGCCTTGTTTTGAGCATTAAGGTGTAAGTTAGTAAACATTGTAGGTATTCATTCCCTACCTCCCTGGATAGTGTCAGGGAATAGAATTCATGCAGTTGGAGTTTCATTAAGGTCTTATTGTGAATTCAATAACAGTTGTTCCTCACAAAGCATTGCCCGTTGCGGGAGATATAAGTTGACTGGGGTATGTCACTGCTGCTGTCGGTGGTCCAGTTAGCCACACGCCCATCTTGGTTCATGATGATGGCGGCAGCATACCAGTTCAAACTCACACTGCTGCACAATTTAGGAGTCAGTGTTGCTTTGTGAGTGATCACCATGTGTAGCAGGAACTGTTTGGTGGAAGTCACACGCATTATGTTGAGCTATAGCTTACAATGGTCATACACCTCCGCTGTTTTTAAAGGGACAAGTGAACAGTGCAGGGTACACTCAACACCACAATGCTTGGGGTGAAATGCTCTTCCAGTAGAACAATACATGTGCATGCATCTCTTGCGTTACACAGTGCGCTCTGATACTGTCATTAGCTCACCTGCTGCTATTTTAGTTAATTGGAGGGTTGGATTGGTGGAGAGAATGATGTGATGGCATCAGGTCCAGTCTGCTTTGCCAACATCTCTCGACCAATTGCAACAGGTGGAAGTAACTTAGAATGATATTTCCCCAAGATGACACTTTACATACGTATGTTCAGATAAGTGATTCTAGCTAGAGGTGTGTCACATTGTGTTTATGATAATAAGCTTTGCACAATCTGTATAATATGAGTAATATGTCATTCATATGGAACTTCTACTTTGTGATGTTAATTTTTTGATTAGATTGATGAGCTTTTACATTTGAAGTGCCTGGATTGTGTGTGTGATAAATACGAAAGGGTAATAAAGGATACATAGAATGGAAACTGCTATGAGACCCACGGGAGAATGAGACTAGTTAGTAGGAGCTGTGTAATAAGCATATAAGACTTTGTAACATTATGCATTGATTGATACTAAAATGTAATCTTCATCACAGTTTAAAGTGTCATTCTTGTAAGAAACTCATTGTGATGTGGGTAGTGGCGAAGTATAGGTACACTGAATATTTCTTTATCTCACTGAACAAGTATCAAGTGTTGAATCCATAACCATTGGAACCAAAATATTCAAATAGCATTGCAGAACAATTATAAGGCATGTGTCATGATATTCCGTTCAAGTATTGAGAAGAGAGAGAACAGCTGGTGTGAAGACATGCTTAACAACCTGTTTTCCAGATACAgtagtttgtatgttcagatgtattATGTAAAATTCTTTCTTCGGAtgaaaaagtaattaattaatgggAATGACATGTGGCATAGGTCTCTTTTTCTCAAGTGGAAAATAGATGGATGCAAAAAGACTATCTCTAATGAAAAAGATTTTATATTTATGTAGTCCTTAGATGGACACTTCGGTGTGCCATATACAAATTCTAATTTTGGAAAAAAGCATACTTACAGGCTTTCCTTTCTTTACTGCAAATAATACAAATAGCACACATgaaaatatacataattaacaTTGGGAAATTAGTTACATACATTTGCATTCCAGTGGCTTGTTTCGTACTCTTATTTATAGTAACTGAGATTTTGCGAAAAAGTAACTATGTCCACTTAACAAACTTCATTGAAAGAAATGTAGGCACCAGGGAATCAGGAGACCACTTGCAGATGCGAAATTTGTGTGAGCCCTCTAGATGCAGCCTCCTACATAAGTGTAGGACAGTGTGATAGTGGAGTCCTGTGGAGTGTTGGGGCGTTAATGAGACACCATTCAGTTAAGTAATTTATTAGCAAGAGTTTTACATTCACTCTGTCTCCTTCCTGGTGCTGCCTAGCAGTGGTTGTGCTCAGCCTACATTGCACGAAGGTGTGGAGTAGCATGTCAATGGCCTGAAAGGGATCTGCAGGCAAAGACTTACCCTGTCAGGGGTCGGTACTGGGGCCCTGCCATAGGAGGGTACTGTGGCCAGCACATTGTTATAACCTAATGTGGCTG
This sequence is a window from Schistocerca nitens isolate TAMUIC-IGC-003100 chromosome 3, iqSchNite1.1, whole genome shotgun sequence. Protein-coding genes within it:
- the LOC126248404 gene encoding bifunctional phosphoribosylaminoimidazole carboxylase/phosphoribosylaminoimidazole succinocarboxamide synthetase, yielding MAGEGNYKLGKLVIEGKTKKVWALEDLPDLVYVESKDRITAGDGVKAHDLEGKAAVSNRTNCKVFELLNSVGLKTSFVKHAGEKAFIAKKCEMVPIEWVTRRLATGSFLKRHPGVPEGYRFNPPLQETFYKDDANHDPQWSEEQIISANFNLNGVVIGQDEVDIMRKTTVVVFEVLEKAWAEKDCALIDMKIEFGIDSSGQILISDVIDSDSWRLWPSGDKRLMKDKQVYRNLSKVTDEDLATVKRNFIWVAEQLETIIPVPKCLVVILMGSPADEKHSSVIADNLKAMGIPCEMRVTSAHKNTDEALKITAFYEGCGQKVVFIAVAGRSNGLGPVLSGNTSFPVINCPPVRADNVAQDIWSSLNIPSGLGCTTVVYPEAAALAAAQIHGLCDYVVWSRLRVKKLQNFINLKVADKKMRNLNVQ